One genomic region from Fictibacillus marinisediminis encodes:
- the hemB gene encoding porphobilinogen synthase: protein MNFQRHRRLRSSESMRALVRETHVRTDDLIYPIFFVEGERIKQEVPSMPGVYHVSLDYLEEEMQELVDLNIRSVMVFGVPDHKDDAGSSAYDHNGIVQKAIKKIKSGFPQLTVIADTCLCQYTDHGHCGIIRDGEVLNDESLSALANTAVSQAKAGADIIAPSNMMDGFVAAIREGLDEAGFINVPIMSYSVKYSSAYYGPFREAAHSSPQFGDRKSYQMDPANRLEALREAESDIEEGADFLMVKPALAYLDVLRELKDRYPLPLVAYNVSGEYSMIKAAAQNGWIDEESIVMETLTGMKRAGADLIITYHAKDVSRWLNR from the coding sequence ATGAATTTTCAGCGTCATAGAAGATTACGAAGCAGTGAGAGCATGCGTGCACTCGTGAGGGAAACGCATGTAAGAACAGACGATTTGATTTATCCGATCTTTTTTGTTGAAGGTGAGCGCATTAAGCAGGAAGTCCCTTCCATGCCTGGTGTTTACCATGTATCTCTCGATTATCTAGAAGAGGAAATGCAGGAGCTTGTGGACCTTAACATCCGTTCTGTTATGGTTTTCGGAGTACCCGACCATAAGGATGATGCAGGAAGCTCGGCGTATGACCATAATGGAATCGTACAAAAAGCCATCAAGAAAATAAAAAGTGGTTTTCCGCAGCTTACCGTTATTGCTGATACATGCCTTTGCCAATATACGGATCATGGACATTGCGGGATCATTCGGGACGGAGAAGTTCTGAATGATGAATCACTCTCTGCGCTTGCAAACACAGCAGTTTCTCAAGCAAAAGCTGGAGCGGACATCATTGCTCCTTCCAACATGATGGATGGGTTTGTTGCAGCGATTCGTGAAGGACTGGACGAAGCTGGTTTTATAAATGTGCCGATCATGTCTTACTCTGTAAAATATTCCTCTGCCTATTATGGGCCGTTCAGAGAGGCTGCTCACAGCTCTCCTCAGTTCGGGGACCGCAAATCTTATCAGATGGACCCGGCCAATCGCCTGGAAGCACTGCGTGAAGCAGAGTCGGATATTGAAGAAGGAGCAGACTTCCTTATGGTAAAACCCGCGCTTGCATATTTGGATGTACTCCGTGAACTGAAAGACCGTTACCCTCTTCCGCTTGTCGCCTATAATGTGAGTGGTGAATATTCCATGATCAAAGCCGCTGCCCAAAACGGCTGGATTGATGAAGAAAGCATCGTGATGGAAACATTGACGGGCATGAAGCGTGCAGGTGCTGATCTGATTATTACGTATCATGCGAAAGATGTATCACGCTGGTTAAACCGCTAG
- the hemC gene encoding hydroxymethylbilane synthase, producing the protein MRKIIVGSRRSKLALTQTNWFIDQLKALGLPFEFEVKEIVTKGDVILDVTLSKVGGKGLFVKEIEQAMLDKEIDMAVHSMKDMPSVLPDGLIIGCTPKRVDPRDAFISEKYNSLEELPAGSIVGTSSLRRAAQLLHVRPDLEIKSIRGNIDTRLGKLKSGEFDAIILAAAGLERMGWSADTVTEYLPVSLSLPAVGQGSLSIECREDDAELRALLQHLNDEDTYKTVMAERAFLHTLEGGCQVPIAAYAERTEEGDISLAGLVATPDGKTVIKEQAVSDDPNMLGVTLAVKLQEKGAHEILEKVKKDLGI; encoded by the coding sequence ATGAGAAAAATAATAGTAGGTTCAAGACGAAGCAAACTGGCACTCACTCAAACAAACTGGTTCATTGACCAATTGAAGGCGCTGGGCCTTCCTTTTGAGTTCGAGGTGAAGGAAATCGTGACCAAGGGAGATGTGATCCTTGATGTCACTCTCTCAAAAGTAGGGGGTAAAGGGCTGTTTGTGAAAGAAATTGAACAGGCCATGCTTGATAAAGAGATTGATATGGCAGTACATAGTATGAAGGACATGCCCTCTGTTCTGCCGGATGGGCTGATCATCGGCTGCACACCTAAACGTGTTGACCCAAGGGATGCCTTTATTTCAGAAAAATATAACTCGTTAGAAGAGCTTCCGGCAGGATCGATTGTCGGTACGAGCTCACTCCGCCGGGCTGCACAGCTTTTGCATGTCCGTCCGGATCTTGAAATTAAATCAATCAGAGGAAACATCGATACACGTCTTGGTAAATTAAAATCTGGTGAGTTTGATGCTATCATTCTTGCGGCTGCAGGTCTTGAAAGAATGGGATGGTCAGCGGATACGGTGACTGAATACCTGCCAGTGTCACTGAGCCTTCCTGCGGTAGGACAGGGCTCTCTGTCTATTGAATGCCGGGAAGACGATGCTGAGCTAAGAGCTCTTCTTCAGCATCTGAATGATGAAGACACGTACAAAACGGTGATGGCAGAACGCGCATTCCTTCACACGCTGGAAGGCGGATGCCAGGTGCCGATTGCGGCCTACGCAGAAAGAACAGAAGAGGGGGACATCTCCTTAGCTGGGCTTGTTGCTACTCCTGATGGCAAAACAGTAATCAAGGAGCAGGCTGTCTCGGATGATCCCAACATGCTCGGAGTGACACTAGCTGTTAAGCTTCAGGAGAAAGGTGCACATGAGATCCTTGAGAAAGTAAAGAAAGACCTGGGAATATGA
- the hemA gene encoding glutamyl-tRNA reductase yields MHILVVGLNYKTAPVEIREKVAFNPNEMDQALRALRERKSILECTIVSTCNRTEVYAVVDQIHTGRYYMKSFLAEWFSIDTNELNPFLFIREEEIAVEHLFRVAAGLDSMVLGETQILGQVRDSFLLAQQEGTTGTIFNHLFKQAITLAKRSHSETEIGENAVSVSYAAVELAKKIFGGLEKKDILIVGAGKMGELTAKHLHSNGVASVHVVNRTFEKASELAGRFEGTAHPIEHLTSVLAHADIVITSTGSDSYVITKEMVQSVLKQRKGRPLFMVDIAVPRDLDPSLDELESVFLYDIDDLEGIVEANLAERKKEAEKIEIMIEEEIIGFHSWVNMLGVVPVITALREKALAVQAETMQSIERKMPQLTDREKKVLSKHTKSIVNQLLRDPIVRIKEQAGEPGADQALEFFTKIFALEEEVKRQELKSEMESTKLSETSPSLPL; encoded by the coding sequence ATGCACATCCTTGTTGTCGGTTTAAATTATAAGACAGCACCTGTTGAGATTCGAGAAAAAGTTGCATTCAATCCAAATGAGATGGACCAGGCTTTGAGGGCTTTGCGGGAAAGGAAAAGCATATTGGAATGTACGATCGTTTCAACATGCAACCGGACAGAAGTATACGCCGTGGTGGATCAGATCCATACAGGGCGCTATTACATGAAGTCTTTCCTTGCAGAATGGTTTTCTATTGATACAAATGAATTGAATCCGTTCTTGTTTATCCGTGAAGAAGAGATCGCTGTCGAGCATCTTTTCAGAGTAGCTGCGGGTCTTGATTCTATGGTTCTCGGAGAAACGCAAATTCTCGGACAGGTTCGTGACAGCTTCCTTCTTGCACAACAGGAAGGAACAACAGGCACAATCTTTAACCATCTGTTCAAACAGGCAATAACACTTGCAAAACGATCCCACTCGGAAACAGAAATTGGGGAAAATGCTGTATCTGTAAGTTATGCTGCTGTTGAGCTTGCAAAGAAAATCTTTGGCGGGCTTGAAAAGAAAGACATCTTAATCGTGGGTGCAGGCAAGATGGGTGAACTGACTGCCAAGCATCTTCACAGCAATGGAGTAGCCAGTGTCCATGTCGTCAACCGAACGTTTGAAAAAGCGTCAGAACTGGCTGGGCGGTTTGAAGGAACGGCTCACCCTATAGAGCATTTAACATCTGTGCTGGCACATGCCGATATTGTCATTACGTCAACCGGATCGGATTCCTACGTTATTACAAAAGAGATGGTTCAATCTGTACTTAAGCAAAGAAAAGGCCGTCCTTTGTTCATGGTGGACATCGCCGTTCCACGTGATTTGGATCCATCATTGGACGAACTGGAAAGCGTTTTTCTTTACGATATAGATGATCTGGAAGGCATCGTAGAAGCCAATTTGGCTGAGCGAAAGAAAGAAGCTGAAAAGATCGAGATCATGATCGAAGAAGAAATTATCGGCTTCCATTCATGGGTCAACATGCTTGGAGTTGTGCCGGTGATAACTGCATTGCGTGAAAAAGCGCTTGCTGTTCAAGCAGAAACAATGCAGAGCATTGAGCGTAAAATGCCTCAGTTAACGGACCGTGAGAAAAAAGTGTTGAGCAAGCATACCAAAAGCATAGTGAATCAGCTGCTGCGCGATCCAATTGTAAGGATTAAAGAGCAAGCCGGAGAACCTGGGGCGGATCAGGCGCTTGAATTTTTCACAAAGATCTTCGCGCTTGAAGAAGAGGTTAAACGGCAAGAGCTAAAAAGTGAAATGGAATCAACAAAGTTAAGTGAAACATCCCCTTCATTGCCTCTGTAA
- the yihA gene encoding ribosome biogenesis GTP-binding protein YihA/YsxC: MKVTKADIVISAVKPEQYPEDQLPEIGLAGRSNVGKSSFINKMIARKNLARTSSRPGKTQTLNFYIINEQLYFVDVPGYGFAKVSKSEREAWGRMIERYIMERPQLKAVVQLVDVRHAPSKDDVMMYDWLKYHDIPVIVVATKCDKIPKGKWEKHLKVVRDTLKKKPDDPLILFSSETGYGKDAAWSTILGYTQKK, encoded by the coding sequence ATGAAAGTAACAAAAGCAGATATCGTCATTTCGGCTGTAAAGCCTGAGCAGTACCCTGAAGACCAGCTACCGGAAATCGGCCTCGCCGGCCGTTCCAACGTTGGGAAGTCTTCATTTATTAATAAAATGATTGCGCGCAAAAACCTGGCCAGAACATCATCACGGCCAGGTAAAACGCAAACTCTTAATTTCTACATCATCAATGAGCAGCTCTATTTCGTGGATGTTCCGGGATACGGATTTGCTAAAGTTTCAAAGAGCGAGAGAGAAGCCTGGGGCAGGATGATTGAACGTTATATCATGGAAAGGCCACAGCTGAAAGCTGTTGTCCAGCTCGTTGATGTACGCCATGCACCGTCTAAAGACGATGTGATGATGTATGATTGGCTGAAATATCATGACATCCCTGTCATCGTTGTCGCCACCAAGTGTGACAAGATTCCAAAAGGAAAATGGGAAAAACATTTAAAAGTCGTCCGTGACACATTGAAAAAGAAACCAGACGATCCGCTGATTCTTTTTTCTTCTGAAACGGGCTATGGGAAGGATGCTGCATGGAGCACCATCCTTGGATACACACAAAAAAAATAA
- the hemL gene encoding glutamate-1-semialdehyde 2,1-aminomutase: protein MRIFKKSSAAFQEAKKYMPGGVNSPVRAFKSVNMDPVYMERGKGSKIYDIDGNEYIDYVLSWGPLILGHANEIVVDALKKTAELGTSFGAPNEWETKLAKLVVERVPSIEIVRMVNSGTEATMSALRLARGYTGRNKILKFEGCYHGHGDSLLIKAGSGVATLGLPDSPGVPESVAKNTITVPYNDLESVRYAFEQFGDDIACIIVEPVAGNMGVVPPQKGFLEGLREVTKQYRSLLIFDEVMTGFRVDYHCAQGYFGVTPDLTCLGKVIGGGLPVGAYGGKKEIMEQIAPSGPIYQAGTLSGNPLAMAAGYETLSQLTPESYQDFVKKGDRLAEGIAAAAEKYRIPHSLNRAGSMIGFFFTDEDVVNYETAKSSNLDYFTRYFKYMLEEGISLPPSQFEGLFLSTEHSGEDIEKTIAACEKAFSRL from the coding sequence ATGAGAATCTTTAAAAAATCAAGTGCAGCCTTTCAGGAAGCCAAGAAATACATGCCAGGCGGTGTCAACAGCCCAGTGCGTGCGTTTAAATCAGTAAACATGGATCCTGTATACATGGAACGGGGAAAAGGTTCCAAAATCTATGATATCGATGGAAATGAGTATATAGATTACGTGCTATCCTGGGGTCCTTTAATCCTTGGACATGCCAATGAAATAGTAGTGGATGCCCTTAAAAAAACAGCCGAGCTTGGTACGAGCTTTGGAGCTCCGAACGAGTGGGAAACGAAGCTCGCCAAGCTTGTTGTAGAAAGGGTCCCTTCCATTGAAATCGTCCGCATGGTGAACTCCGGAACAGAAGCGACGATGAGTGCGCTTCGCCTTGCCCGCGGATATACAGGCAGAAACAAAATCCTGAAATTTGAAGGCTGTTACCATGGCCATGGCGATTCATTGCTCATTAAAGCAGGTTCAGGTGTGGCTACGCTTGGACTTCCTGACAGCCCGGGAGTTCCTGAGTCGGTCGCTAAGAACACCATTACAGTTCCTTACAATGATCTTGAAAGTGTACGCTATGCGTTTGAGCAGTTCGGTGATGACATTGCGTGTATTATCGTCGAGCCGGTTGCCGGAAACATGGGCGTAGTCCCTCCCCAAAAAGGATTCCTGGAAGGTCTTCGAGAGGTAACCAAACAATATAGATCTCTTTTAATCTTTGATGAAGTCATGACCGGTTTCCGTGTGGATTACCATTGTGCGCAAGGATATTTTGGCGTTACTCCTGATCTTACCTGCCTTGGCAAGGTCATTGGCGGAGGCCTTCCTGTCGGCGCGTACGGCGGGAAGAAGGAGATCATGGAGCAGATCGCACCAAGCGGTCCAATCTATCAGGCAGGAACCCTCTCAGGAAATCCTCTGGCGATGGCAGCGGGTTATGAGACTTTGTCTCAGCTTACACCGGAATCGTATCAGGACTTTGTGAAAAAAGGCGACCGCCTAGCTGAGGGGATTGCAGCGGCTGCAGAAAAATACCGCATTCCGCATAGCTTGAACCGTGCGGGCTCCATGATCGGATTTTTCTTTACCGATGAGGACGTGGTGAACTACGAAACTGCGAAATCATCGAACCTTGATTACTTCACACGCTACTTTAAATATATGCTGGAAGAAGGAATCTCACTTCCTCCTTCCCAGTTTGAAGGTCTCTTCCTATCAACTGAACACAGTGGTGAGGATATTGAGAAAACCATTGCTGCATGTGAAAAAGCCTTCTCCAGACTATAA
- a CDS encoding uroporphyrinogen-III synthase, producing the protein MKSRPLAGKTVVVTRPAHQSASLLAKLEEEGAEAVSFPVLHIAKATMDSEEEAVLQQLEQFDWVVFTSANGVRYFLQMLQETGKTITSQKIAAVGPKTARRLEEKGISIDLMPGKYEGKELAVELKKRVKPGSKVLVPKGSLAKQTVANTLHDLAQVTEIIVYETKKAEVSIHQLPEKVDVIIFMSPSSVVYFGEAAGDRRVMYQKNTLAACIGPVTEEKAKQSGFHKRISATDYTEEGIIEAVKCFIGEEK; encoded by the coding sequence ATGAAGTCCCGGCCTTTAGCGGGAAAGACGGTTGTCGTCACAAGGCCGGCTCATCAATCTGCAAGTCTTCTTGCAAAGCTTGAAGAAGAAGGGGCAGAGGCTGTCAGCTTTCCGGTACTGCACATAGCAAAAGCAACCATGGATTCAGAAGAAGAAGCTGTGCTTCAGCAGCTGGAGCAGTTTGATTGGGTGGTCTTTACGAGTGCGAATGGTGTACGTTATTTTCTTCAAATGCTTCAGGAGACTGGGAAGACGATTACTTCTCAGAAAATAGCGGCGGTCGGCCCAAAAACCGCTCGAAGGCTTGAGGAGAAAGGAATTTCTATTGATCTGATGCCGGGGAAGTATGAAGGGAAAGAACTGGCGGTAGAATTAAAGAAAAGAGTGAAACCGGGTTCCAAAGTACTCGTTCCAAAAGGCAGCCTTGCCAAGCAGACGGTGGCAAATACGCTACATGACCTTGCTCAAGTAACCGAGATCATCGTTTACGAGACGAAGAAAGCAGAAGTATCAATACACCAGCTTCCCGAGAAGGTGGACGTGATCATTTTTATGAGCCCATCCAGTGTTGTTTATTTCGGTGAAGCGGCTGGTGATCGCCGGGTAATGTACCAGAAGAACACTTTGGCAGCCTGTATTGGGCCAGTAACAGAGGAAAAAGCGAAACAATCCGGGTTTCATAAGCGGATCAGTGCCACTGATTATACAGAAGAAGGTATAATAGAGGCTGTGAAGTGTTTTATCGGAGAGGAGAAATAA
- a CDS encoding cytochrome c biogenesis protein, with protein sequence MQNANWIYDTTIILYALSIIGYFIDFLQNNRKANRMAFWLLSIVWMLQTVFFVQRMIEVGRPPILTPFEGLFFYAWILVTFSLVMNYFFRIDFLVFFTNVLGFLIMSINLFAPGEQVSDEMSTRLISELLVIHITMAFVSYGAFTLSFIFSIMYLLQHRLLKQKKWSKRLQRLGSLSTLERLSFVLNMTGVPILLLSLILGVIWAFLKIQGFSLLDAKVITSFIVIAVYSVFLYQKVAKGLQGKTLAIWNTGAFLIVLINYFLASTLTEFHFWYQ encoded by the coding sequence ATGCAGAACGCAAATTGGATATATGATACAACAATCATCTTGTATGCTTTAAGCATCATAGGTTATTTTATCGACTTTTTACAAAACAACCGGAAGGCTAACCGAATGGCCTTCTGGTTGCTTTCTATTGTCTGGATGCTGCAGACGGTATTTTTTGTCCAGAGAATGATAGAAGTAGGCCGTCCGCCTATTTTAACGCCTTTTGAAGGCTTGTTTTTTTATGCCTGGATCTTAGTGACTTTCTCTTTGGTCATGAACTATTTTTTCAGGATCGATTTCTTAGTATTCTTTACGAACGTGCTCGGGTTTTTGATTATGTCTATTAATCTTTTTGCTCCTGGAGAACAGGTGAGTGATGAGATGTCGACCCGTCTCATTTCGGAGCTGCTGGTGATTCATATTACGATGGCTTTCGTTTCCTATGGTGCATTCACCCTCTCTTTTATCTTTTCGATCATGTATCTGCTTCAGCACAGGCTCTTAAAGCAGAAAAAGTGGAGCAAGAGGCTGCAGCGTCTTGGAAGCCTGTCTACCCTTGAAAGGCTATCCTTTGTACTGAATATGACAGGTGTTCCAATTCTGCTTTTAAGTTTAATACTAGGCGTGATCTGGGCATTCTTAAAGATACAGGGCTTTTCACTGCTTGACGCCAAAGTCATTACGTCTTTTATCGTCATCGCGGTATACAGTGTGTTTTTATATCAAAAAGTGGCGAAGGGTCTTCAAGGAAAGACCTTGGCGATCTGGAACACGGGAGCTTTTCTTATCGTTCTGATCAATTATTTTCTGGCATCCACCCTTACTGAATTTCATTTTTGGTATCAATAA
- the lon gene encoding endopeptidase La: protein MDEQTTRILPLLPLRGLLVYPTMVLHLDVGREKSVQALEQVMLDDQHIFLSTQKEVAVEDPSGEQIYEIGTLSKVNQMLKLPNGTIRVLVEGIKRGKIKQFIDRVEYLEVEVELIEDQGEKDLEIQALMRTALQQFEQYINLSKKVTPETLASVQDIEEPGRLADVISSHLSLKIKEKQHILEIVDVKERLNHLISILNNEKEVLGLEKKIGQRVKKAMEKTQKEYYLREQMKAIQKELGDKEGKTGEISSLKERIEKSDMPENVQEIALKELDRYEKMPGSSAESSVIRNYIDWLINLPWTKETKDQLDIIRTEKILNEDHYGLEKVKERVLEYLAVQQLTNSLKGPILCLVGPPGVGKTSLARSIGKAIGRNFVRISLGGVRDEAEIRGHRRTYVGAMPGRLIQGMKKAGTINPVFLLDEIDKMSNDFRGDPSSALLEVLDPEQNNSFSDHFIEEPYDLSKVMFITTANSLATIPGPLLDRMEIISIAGYTEVEKVHIAKNHLIPKQLKEHGLTKSQFQLKEDAILKLVRNYTREAGVRSMERQIAGLCRKAAKQIVSGEKKRVTITDRNLESYIGKPRFRYGQAEMEDQVGAATGLAYTTAGGDTLSIEVALTPGKGKLILTGKLGDVMKESAQAALSYVRSRAEEFEIDPDFYEKTDIHIHVPEGATPKDGPSAGITIATALVSALSGKPVRKDVGMTGEITLRGRVLPIGGLKEKSLSAHRAGIQTVIMPKENEKDIDDIPESVRSSLAFIPVSHLDEVLKHALVGDSK, encoded by the coding sequence ATGGACGAACAAACTACCCGCATCCTTCCCCTCCTTCCTCTTCGCGGCCTGCTGGTGTATCCCACCATGGTGCTTCACCTTGATGTAGGAAGGGAAAAATCCGTACAGGCATTGGAGCAAGTCATGCTTGATGATCAGCATATTTTCCTTTCAACACAAAAGGAAGTAGCTGTAGAAGATCCGAGCGGCGAACAAATATATGAAATCGGAACCCTTTCAAAAGTAAATCAGATGCTAAAGCTCCCGAACGGCACGATCCGTGTGCTCGTTGAAGGTATTAAGCGCGGAAAAATAAAGCAGTTCATTGACCGTGTGGAATACTTGGAGGTAGAAGTAGAACTGATAGAAGACCAGGGCGAAAAGGACTTGGAAATCCAGGCCCTTATGAGAACGGCTCTTCAGCAATTTGAGCAGTACATAAACCTTTCCAAAAAGGTAACACCTGAAACGTTGGCTTCTGTGCAAGATATCGAAGAACCGGGACGATTGGCAGATGTGATTTCTTCCCATCTATCGTTAAAAATTAAAGAAAAACAGCATATTCTTGAAATTGTTGACGTAAAGGAACGATTGAATCATCTTATTTCCATCCTGAACAATGAAAAAGAAGTATTAGGGTTGGAGAAGAAGATCGGCCAGCGCGTCAAAAAGGCGATGGAAAAGACACAGAAGGAATATTACCTCCGTGAACAGATGAAAGCCATTCAGAAAGAACTTGGAGATAAAGAGGGCAAAACAGGCGAAATCTCCTCGCTCAAAGAAAGAATTGAAAAATCGGATATGCCTGAAAATGTGCAGGAGATCGCACTTAAAGAATTGGACCGCTATGAAAAAATGCCAGGGTCTTCTGCTGAGAGCTCGGTCATTCGAAACTATATCGACTGGCTGATCAATTTGCCTTGGACAAAAGAAACGAAAGATCAGCTGGACATCATCCGTACAGAGAAGATCTTAAACGAAGATCATTACGGACTTGAAAAAGTAAAAGAGCGTGTGCTGGAGTATTTGGCTGTTCAGCAGTTAACCAATTCATTGAAAGGGCCCATCCTTTGTCTTGTCGGACCGCCTGGTGTCGGTAAAACGTCGCTCGCCCGTTCCATTGGAAAAGCAATCGGAAGAAATTTTGTCCGCATTTCCCTTGGAGGAGTGCGGGATGAAGCGGAAATACGAGGCCATCGCAGAACATATGTCGGTGCGATGCCTGGCCGTCTCATTCAGGGAATGAAGAAGGCAGGTACGATCAATCCAGTGTTCCTTCTTGATGAGATCGATAAAATGTCCAATGACTTCAGAGGCGATCCATCCTCTGCCCTATTGGAAGTGCTGGATCCGGAACAAAATAATTCGTTCAGCGACCATTTCATCGAAGAACCTTATGATCTTTCCAAGGTTATGTTCATTACAACAGCGAACAGCTTGGCGACCATCCCTGGCCCGCTGCTTGACCGTATGGAGATCATTTCAATCGCAGGGTATACAGAAGTGGAAAAAGTTCATATCGCTAAAAATCACCTTATTCCAAAACAATTGAAAGAGCACGGCTTGACAAAATCGCAGTTTCAGCTGAAAGAAGATGCTATTCTTAAACTCGTTCGAAACTATACGAGAGAAGCAGGCGTCAGGAGCATGGAGCGCCAGATTGCAGGCTTATGCAGAAAAGCAGCCAAACAGATTGTGTCAGGAGAGAAGAAAAGGGTTACCATCACTGACAGAAACCTCGAGAGCTATATTGGAAAACCGCGCTTCCGTTATGGCCAGGCTGAGATGGAAGATCAGGTAGGAGCAGCTACAGGCTTGGCGTATACAACCGCAGGCGGCGATACGCTGTCTATTGAAGTCGCTCTTACGCCTGGAAAAGGGAAATTGATTCTTACCGGTAAGCTCGGAGACGTAATGAAGGAATCCGCCCAGGCGGCGCTGAGCTATGTTCGTTCCAGAGCAGAGGAGTTCGAAATTGATCCGGACTTTTATGAAAAGACGGATATTCATATTCACGTTCCGGAGGGAGCTACACCTAAGGACGGCCCTTCTGCAGGTATTACCATCGCAACGGCATTGGTATCCGCACTTTCAGGAAAGCCTGTTCGCAAGGATGTAGGCATGACGGGTGAAATCACACTTCGCGGCCGTGTTCTGCCGATCGGCGGCTTAAAAGAAAAATCATTGAGCGCCCATCGTGCAGGAATCCAAACTGTTATCATGCCTAAAGAAAATGAAAAAGACATAGATGATATCCCGGAAAGTGTCCGCAGCAGTCTTGCGTTTATACCGGTATCTCATCTGGATGAAGTGTTAAAACATGCGTTAGTGGGAGATAGTAAATGA
- a CDS encoding LiaF transmembrane domain-containing protein translates to MKGKGNFSGIVLLGIGLFFLARQMNVTYVLPYLTWPTFLIIIGLAFLVQSASGKEGPSAFSAILLLGLGIHFHAISHIDGWPKEPAMIILIIALAFLYMYKQTKEGLLAGIVLLAISGWSFFNKSDTPSIKEWFSSIEGFWPFILIGVGAYFIFIKKK, encoded by the coding sequence ATGAAAGGTAAAGGAAATTTTTCAGGAATTGTATTGCTGGGAATCGGGCTATTTTTCTTAGCTCGGCAAATGAACGTTACATATGTACTGCCTTATTTAACTTGGCCAACTTTTCTAATCATCATCGGCTTGGCCTTTCTTGTTCAAAGTGCAAGCGGGAAAGAGGGCCCAAGTGCTTTTTCTGCGATCCTGCTGCTTGGCTTAGGCATCCATTTTCACGCCATATCTCATATTGACGGCTGGCCCAAGGAGCCTGCCATGATCATCCTTATTATAGCTCTTGCCTTTTTATATATGTATAAGCAAACCAAAGAGGGCTTGCTGGCAGGCATTGTACTGCTTGCCATCTCAGGATGGAGCTTCTTCAACAAATCAGACACTCCCTCGATCAAAGAATGGTTTTCGTCCATTGAAGGATTTTGGCCGTTCATCCTGATCGGAGTCGGTGCTTATTTTATCTTTATCAAGAAAAAATAA